In one Drosophila pseudoobscura strain MV-25-SWS-2005 chromosome X, UCI_Dpse_MV25, whole genome shotgun sequence genomic region, the following are encoded:
- the LOC6900582 gene encoding cysteine and histidine-rich protein 1 homolog, whose translation MSNANPNDSDSDNEQPPAAKRQRLNDTLNEISTTVDSSEGEVGGSLGGGVSDLRERLHNLLVCVVCRELPQPHDFYQCRHGHIICDDCRSAVLAVAIFNDTDACCPVCRSCITNHDQKPNLLVRQTLVELPISCPNCNDQFPDGKDLSSHLEFVCEGRVVCCKYHCLGCPWKGPHRDSVAHDSDCGFPQLQGKEILDILLNVENKELEAQKPVLQLHRVLSASHMEFFTLRMNWIHRSEGSHLRTLESESIRAFEENWVLRLRLKRVGEKITVSCQLLLLNTPRVSLMVDYLIQTPQSVCSTKQLHDIHPRIYRHIFDANSKSAKRQELPLAGRQALYRLFAMSRIQLRLWMFLHF comes from the exons ATGTCGAATGCCAACcccaacgacagcgacagcgacaacgagcAGCCCCCAGCCGCCAAGAGGCAGCGATTGAATGATACTTTGAATGAGATTTCGACAACTGTGGACAGCAGTGAGGGTGAGGTCGGCGGGTCCTTGGGTGGTGGCGTCTCCGATCTTCGTGAGCGACTGCATAACTTACTGGTGTGCGTTGTGTGCCGCGAGCTTCCACAACCACACGACTTCTATCAGTGCAGACATGGGCATATCATATGTGACGACTGCAGGAGCGCCGTTCTGGCTGTTGCCATCTTCAATGACACGGATGCCTGCTGCCCCGTTTGTCGATCGTGCATTACAAACCACGATCAGAAGCCGAATCTACTGGTGCGCCAGACCCTCGTGGAGCTACCCATCAGCTGCCCCAACTGCAATGACCAGTTCCCAGATGGGAAAGATCTCTCAAGCCACTTGGAGTTCGTTTGTGAGGGGCGTGTGGTTTGCTGCAAGTACCACTGCCTGGGCTGTCCCTGGAAGGGCCCCCACAGGGACAGCGTGGCACATGATTCCGACTGTGGGTTTCCTCAGCTGCAGGGAAAGGAGATCCTAGATATTCTGCTGAATGTCGAGAACAAGGAGCTTGAGGCCCAAAAGCCCGTGTTGCAGCTCCATCGGGTGCTGAGTGCTAGCCATATGGAATTTTTCACCTTGAGAATGAACTGGATACACCGCTCAGAGGGTTCACACTTACGGACCCTCGAGTCTGAG TCGATTCGTGCCTTTGAGGAGAATTGGGTGCTGCGTCTACGTCTGAAAAGAGTTGGGGAAAAAATCACCGTCAGCTGCCAGCTGTTGCTATTGAATACCCCACGAGTGTCCCTCATGGTCGACTATTTGATCCAGACGCCGCAAAGTGTCTGCAGCACCAAGCAGCTGCACGACATACACCCGCGTATCTACCGCCATATTTTTGATGCAAACAGCAAGAGCGCAAAACGCCAGGAGCTGCCCTTGGCGGGACGTCAGGCCCTGTACCGGCTGTTTGCCATGTCCCGGATCCAGCTCCGTTTGTGgatgtttttgcatttttga
- the LOC6900580 gene encoding collagen alpha-1(VIII) chain-like, protein MKFLIVLLLAVALNTALSVELVEKLEFDIFKTETTRKFEVITLKLDEILKQNRLGPPGRTADIRLIGTPGVPGPVGPPGLVGIPGLPGPVGPPGLIGIPGVPGPVGPPGLIGIPGEPGPVGPPGLIGIPGVPGPVGPPGLIGIPGVPGPVGPPGLVGIPGLPGPVGPPGLIGIPGEPGPVGPPGLIGIPGEPGPVGPPGLIDIPGEPGPVGPPGLVGIPGLPGPVGPPGLIGIPGVPGPVGPPGLIGIPGEPGPVGPPGLIGIPGVPGPVGPPGLIGIPGEPGPVGPPGLIGIPGVPGPVGPPGLIGIPGLPGPVGPPGLIGIPGLPGPVGPPGLIGIPGEPGPVGPPGLIGIPGVPGPVGPPGLIGIPGVPGPVGPPGLIGIPGVPGPVGPPGLIGIPGVPGPVGPPGLIGIPGVPGPVGPPGWPGPYGPRGYPGMRTGDDLE, encoded by the exons ATGAAATTCCTCATTGTCCTTCTCCTGGCCGTGGCCCTGAACACAGCCCTCAGTGTGGAGTTGGTGGAAAAATTG gAGTTTGATATCTTCAAAACCGAAACGACACGCAAATTTGAGGTGATTACATTGAAATTAGATGAAATATTGAAGCAAAATAGGCTAGGACCTCCCGGACGGACCGCCGATATTAGGCTTATCGGTACACCCGGTGTACCAGGTCCTGTAGGACCTCCCGGACTTGTCGGTATACCCGGTCTGCCTGGTCCTGTAGGACCTCCCGGACTTATCGGTATACCCGGTGTACCTGGTCCTGTAGGACCTCCCGGACTTATCGGTATACCCGGTGAACCTGGTCCTGTAGGACCTCCCGGACTTATCGGTATACCCGGTGTGCCTGGTCCTGTAGGACCTCCCGGACTTATTGGTATACCCGGTGTACCTGGCCCTGTAGGACCTCCCGGACTTGTCGGTATACCCGGTCTGCCTGGTCCTGTAGGACCTCCCGGACTTATCGGTATACCCGGTGAACCTGGTCCTGTAGGACCTCCCGGACTTATCGGTATACCCGGTGAACCTGGTCCTGTAGGACCTCCCGGACTTATCGATATACCCGGTGAACCTGGTCCTGTAGGACCTCCCGGACTTGTCGGTATACCTGGTCTGCCTGGTCCTGTAGGACCTCCCGGACTTATCGGTATACCCGGTGTACCTGGTCCTGTAGGACCTCCCGGACTTATCGGTATACCCGGTGAACCTGGTCCTGTAGGACCTCCCGGACTTATCGGTATACCCGGTGTGCCTGGTCCTGTAGGACCTCCCGGACTTATTGGTATACCCGGTGAACCTGGTCCTGTAGGACCTCCCGGACTTATCGGTATACCCGGTGTGCCTGGTCCTGTAGGACCTCCCGGACTTATTGGTATACCCGGTCTGCCTGGTCCTGTAGGACCTCCCGGACTTATCGGTATACCCGGTCTGCCTGGTCCTGTAGGACCTCCCGGACTTATCGGTATACCCGGTGAACCTGGTCCTGTAGGACCTCCCGGACTTATCGGTATACCCGGTGTGCCTGGTCCTGTAGGACCTCCCGGACTTATCGGTATACCCGGTGTGCCTGGTCCTGTAGGACCTCCCGGACTTATAGGTATACCCGGTGTACCAGGTCCTGTAGGACCTCCCGGACTTATCGGTATACCCGGTGTACCTGGTCCTGTAGGACCTCCCGGACTTATCGGTATACCCGGTG TACCTGGTCCTGTAGGACCTCCCGGATGGCCCGGGCCTTATGGACCTCGCGGATATCCCGGGATGCGAACTGGAGACGATTTGGAGTAG